One Mesoplodon densirostris isolate mMesDen1 chromosome X, mMesDen1 primary haplotype, whole genome shotgun sequence genomic region harbors:
- the LOC132481898 gene encoding protein tyrosine phosphatase type IVA 1-like, whose translation MARMNRPAPVEITYKNMRFLITHNPTNATLNKFIEELKKYGVTTVVRVCEATYDTSLVEKEGIHVLDWPFDDCAPPSNQIVDDWLSLVKIKFREDPGCCIAVHCVAGLGRAPVLVALALIEGGMKYEDAVQFIRQKRRAAFNSKQLLYLEKYRPKMRLRFKDSNGHRNNCCIQ comes from the exons ATGGCTCGAATGAACCGCCCAGCTCCTGTGGAAATCACTTACAAGAACATGAGATTTCTTATTACACACAATCCAACTAATGCGACCTTAAACAAATTTATAGAGGAACTTAAGAAGTACGGAGTTACCACAGTAGTAAGAGTATGTGAAGCAACGTACGACACTAGTCTTGTGGAGAAAGAAGGCATCCATGTTCTCGATTGGCCTTTTGATGATTGTGCACCACCATCTAACCAGATTGTTGATGATTGGTTAAGTCTTGTGAAAATTAAGTTTCGTGAAGACCCTGGTTGTTGTATTGCCGTTCATTGTGTTGCAGGCCTTGGGA GAGCTCCAGTGCTTGTCGCCCTAGCATTAATTGAAGGTGGAATGAAATATGAAGATGCAGTACAGTTCATCAGACAAAAGCGGCGAGCAGCTTTTAACAGCAAGCAACTTTTGTATTTGGAGAAGTATCGTCCTAAAATGCGGCTGCGCTTCAAAGACTCTAATGGTCATAGAAACAACTGTTGCATTCAGTAA